A window from Podospora bellae-mahoneyi strain CBS 112042 chromosome 1 map unlocalized CBS112042p_1, whole genome shotgun sequence encodes these proteins:
- the URA6 gene encoding bifunctional uridylate/adenylate kinase (EggNog:ENOG503NVA4; COG:F; BUSCO:EOG09264O6J), which translates to MSTAAAAVGRQAWRKLARNNSTAAIRRTISLLPKSQQFRPTSSVPAFTANASKAAPRFSQSQQYRSYSSGGSSGDGTKVKFWPFVLVLAAGTGGWVLLINRQKNMPPNPKQTASSSAKPTPAFSPSEVTVLFVLGGPGAGKGTQCANLVNDFSFHHLSAGDLLRAEQDRPGSQYGQLIQDCIKNGAIVPMEVTVALLENAMADAIAKSGSKKARFLIDGFPRKMDQAFQFEKVVCPAKLVLFFDCPEQVMEGRLLERGKTSGRADDNAESIRKRFRTFVETSMPVVEYYDKEGKVIKVDATPGPKEVYEDVKRKLVGKLGENF; encoded by the exons ATGTctacagcagcagcagcagtaggaCGCCAAGCCTGGCGGAAACTAGCGCGCAACAACAGCACTGCTGCGATCCGTCGTACCATCTCCTTGTTGCCCAAGTCGCAGCAATTCCGTCCTACCTCCTCCGTTCCTGCTTTTACCGCCAACGCCAGCAAGGCTGCCCCCCGGTTTTCCCAGTCACAACAGTACAGATCCTACAGCTCGGGCGGTTCAAGCGGTGATGGGACAAAGGTCAAGTTCTGGCCGTTTgtgctggtgttggctgctggTACTGGCGGGTGGGTGTTGTTAATTAACAGGCAAAAGA ACatgccccccaaccccaagcaaaccgcctcctcctccgccaaacccaccccagccttctccccctcagAAGTAACcgtcctcttcgtcctcggcgGCCCCGGCGCCGGCAAGGGAACCCAATGCGCCAACCTCGTCAACGACTtctccttccaccacctctccgccGGCGACCTCCTCCGCGCCGAGCAGGACCGCCCCGGCTCCCAATACGGCCAGCTAATCCAAGACTGCATCAAGAACGGCGCCATCGTCCCGATGGAAGTCACCGTCGCCCTCCTCGAGAACGCCATGGCcgacgccatcgccaagtctGGCTCGAAAAAGGCGCGCTTCTTGATCGATGGCTTCCCGAGGAAGATGGACCAGGCATTCCAGTTTGAAAAGGTGGTTTGTCCCGCGAAGCTGGTGCTCTTCTTTGACTGCCCGGagcaggtgatggaggggaggctgTTGGAGAGGGGCAAGACGAGCGGGCGGGCGGATGATAATGCGGAGAGTATCCGCAAGAGGTTTAGGACTTTTGTTGAGACGAGCATGCCGGTTGTGGAGTATTATGacaaggaggggaaggtgatCAAGGTGGATGCGACGCCGGGACCGAAGGAGGTGTATGAGGATGTGAAGAGGAAGCTggtggggaagttgggggagaaCTTTTAG
- a CDS encoding uncharacterized protein (COG:A; EggNog:ENOG503NVB8): MDYYRDSARSPGDRAWSGRDEPRIKEDRSDSFYRSRSPGNDRSRRRSRSPPAVDRYEPRSRGGREDYVSGRDRGDRDDRRRMVSPPANIDRYVPGQEAAAPMPLANPIQDPLKLPYQVGFSYFGEWWRANEKIKEEKERLRTGRRREPERVRSAREAQEERDKEKAKIQVAYDAYKEDLQAKMAQNFVKLHKEEQWFRERYVPGIRDAFRQQLQEHRREAYAQWEQDLNNGVFDELSLEGIPKSESNGAGGVVEKEEGEATAASEVLGVGDLVPVSSDVRDDSLYQPTLLIKTIAPSVSRQNLEAFCKEYLGEGEGGFKWLSLSDPNPSKRFHRIGWIMLNPASEAPASENGDTKDEDGDIEPPVMSTAEKALEAINGKTVKDEQRGDFICHVGVHNPPANPRKKALWDLFSAPERIHKDLELATDLIHKFESDFGSDFNASLHIEEHVEQLRANGQLQPAVAAAPVKKPKVERSLDADEAMDAEVEEGEEGAVDDGEDEDEGMVDDEVDDIDLLVAKKRLDLSIEYLRRTFNFCFFCVFESDSIHELTRKCPGGHLRRPRSTLSSTAKAVARASANGDPFPSKKRKEAEDVEEGEAPEAERKFKTSSKTEQQLQRAYNWVKTFEEKIKQILAPETVDLRKLGGKPVEDAVNDELGKYVKQEDEHKWRCRVPECTKLFKEEHFWKKHVEKRHPEWLDKLKEEFELVNAYVIDPAHIAPSRTDANSNGHFPPSGGQQPTGTPRGFNLQNYAMNNMLNFGAFPAMPLLNMMGGAGNMNAAGWQHGGGDDRGGGPIRRGGPQGGNRPQSRSHPYERRGGNRPYGGPEGAGGPPGGRGRGGPSNRWGDGGVTTTGPREAVQGRTLKSYEDLDQVSGGGGGELNY; this comes from the exons ATGGATTACTATCGCGATTCGGCCCGCTCTCCGGGTGACCGCGCTTGGAGTGGCCGCGACGAACCGAGAATCAAGGAGGACAGATCAGACAGTTTCTACCGGAGCAGATCTCCAG GGAATGACCGCAGTCGCCGTCGGTCGAGATCCCCCCCTGCTGTTGATCGATACGAACCGAGAAGCCGCGGTGGCCGTGAGGACTATGTTAGTGGCAGAGATCGCGGTGACCGCGACGACCGCCGCCGAATGGTTTCTCCCCCTGCGAATATCGACCGTTATGTCCCAGGTCAAGAAGCGGCCGCGCCCATGCCACTTGCAAACCCAATTCAAGATCCTTTGAAGCTACCCTACCAGGTGGGCTTTTCCTACTTTGGCGAATGGTGGAGAGCGAACGAGAAaatcaaggaggagaaggagcgaCTCAGAACTGGTCGTCGCCGGGAGCCAGAGCGCGTTCGGAGTGCCCGCGAAGCCCAGGAGGAGCGAGACAAGGAAAAGGCCAAGATTCAAGTTGCCTATGACGCCTACAAGGAAGATCTTCAGGCCAAGATGGCTCAGAATTTCGTCAAGTTGCACAAAGAGGAGCAGTGGTTCAGGGAGCGCTACGTCCCGGGAATCAGGGACGCCTTCCGCCAACAGTTGCAAGAGCACCGGCGTGAAGCATACGCTCAATGGGAGCAGGACCTCAACAATGGCGTCTTTGATGAACTTTCGTTGGAGGGCATACCCAAGAGTGAGAGCAATGGTGCCGGTGGAGTTGtagaaaaggaggaaggtgAAGCCACCGCTGCTAGCGAGGTTCTCGGCGTCGGTGACCTGGTGCCCGTCAGTAGCGATGTAAGAGACGACAGTCTTTACCAGCCAACCTTACTCATCAAGACCATTGCCCCCTCGGTTAGTCGTCAGAATCTGGAGGCGTTTTGCAAAGAGTATCtcggagaaggtgagggcgGGTTTAAGTGGTTGTCACTGAgcgaccccaaccccagcaaaCGCTTTCACCGTATTGGCTGGATTATGCTCAATCCCGCCTCCGAAGCGCCTGCGTCCGAGAATGGGGACACCAAAGATGAAGACGGGGACATCGAACCTCCCGTCATGTCAACTGCCGAGAAGGCCCTCGAAGCTATCAACGGCAAGACTGTCAAGGATGAGCAGCGAGGTGATTTCATCTGCCACGTTGGTGTGCACAACCCGCCGGCCAACCCAAGAAAGAAGGCCCTCTGGGATCTCTTCTCTGCTCCCGAGCGTATTCACAAGGACCTTGAGTTGGCCACAGATTTGATCCACAAGTTCGAAAGTGATTTCGGCTCTGATTTCAATGCCAGTCTCCATATTGAGGAGCATGTCGAACAGTTGCGGGCTAACGGGCAACTCCAACCTGCTgtcgctgctgctcccgtcaaaaagccaaaggtAGAGCGATCTCTCGATGCCGATGAAGCTATGGACgcagaggttgaggagggagaggagggagcggttgatgatggagaagatgaggatgaaggtATGGTGGACGATGAAGTTGACGATATCGACTTGCTAGTTGCAAAGAAGCGACTTGATCTCTCCATCGAATATCTCCGCCGCACCTTCaacttctgcttcttctgcgTGTTTGAAAGCGACTCTATCCATGAGTTGACGAGAAAGTGCCCCGGTGGCCATCTCCGTAGACCTCGCAGCACTCTCTCGTCCACTGCCAAAGCTGTTGCTCGAGCGAGCGCAAACGGCGACCCGTTCCCGTCCAAGAAGCGTAAGGAAGCGGAAGACGTcgaagagggcgaggctCCCGAAGCTGAGCGCAAGTTTAAGACATCCTCCAAGACGGAGCAACAGCTCCAACGCGCCTACAACTGGGTGAAGACCtttgaggagaagatcaagcagATCCTTGCACCGGAAACTGTCGATCTCAGAAAGCTCGGTGGCAAACCGGTTGAGGATGCTGTCAACGATGAGCTTGGAAAATATGTCAAGCAGGAGGATGAGCACAAGTGGCGCTGCCGAGTGCCTGAGTGTACAAAGCTCTTCAAGGAGGAGCATTTTTGGAAGAAGCACGTGGAGAAGCGTCATCCGGAGTGGCTGGATAAGCTCAAGGAAGAG TTCGAACTGGTCAATGCCTACGTTATTGACCCTGCGCATATTGCGCCTTCTCGTACCGATGCCAACTCCAACGGGCACTTCCCTCCGTCCGGCGGCCAGCAGCCGACGGGCACTCCCCGCGGGTTCAATCTCCAGAACTACGCCATGAACAACATGCTCAACTTTGGGGCCTTCCCAGCCATGCCTCTGCTCAACATGATGGGCGGTGCTGGCAACATGAATGCGGCTGGTTGGCAGCAcggaggcggcgatgatCGTGGTGGCGGTCCTATTCGACGGGGTGGCCCTCAGGGGGGCAACCGTCCTCAGAGCCGATCACACCCGTATGAACGCCGCGGTGGTAATCGACCCTATGGCGGTCCCGAGGGTGCTGGAGGCCCACCAGGAGGTCGTGGTCGTGGAGGCCCAAGTAACAGATGGGGTGACGGCGGTGTTACTACCACTGGTCCGCGTGAGGCTGTCCAGGGGCGCACCCTCAAGAGCTACGAAGACCTGGATCAGGTgtccggtggtggcggtggggagcTCAACTACTGA
- the ORT1 gene encoding mitochondrial ornithine carrier protein (EggNog:ENOG503NV14; COG:C), with the protein MEPAVTLKPEVPPAQTSSSTTSPCITTPVILKPKTAVMEAVEDIVYGSVAGVVGKYIEYPFDTVKVRLQSQPDHLSLRYTGPLDCFRQALRSDGLLGLYRGISAPLVGAALENSSLFFWERIGRDLTYGFGLASHDKPLSLQTLWLTGGFAGAMTSFILTPVELVKCKIQVPDTGGKAAAPLKPIPVIRDIFRHQGISGFWHGQLGTLIREAGGCAAWFGSKETTTKLFRQWNESRATSPQHLEQIRAQDALPLWQQAVAGASAGMAYNFLFFPADTVKSRMQTTPIREVGPKKTFMGETAALWKQAGLKGFYRGCGITVLRSVPSSAFIFMVFDGLKKYLPMQ; encoded by the exons ATGGAGCCAGCAGTCACACTTAAACCAGAGGTGCCTCCTGCACaaacctcatcatccaccacatccccctgcatcaccacaccagtaatcctcaaacccaaaacCGCCGTCATGGAGGCTGTTGAGGACATCGTCTACGGCTCA GTCGCCGGTGTAGTGGGCAAATACATCGAATACCCCTTCGACACAGTCAAAGTCCGCCTACAATCCCAACCcgaccacctctccctccgctACACCGGTCCCCTCGACTGCTTCCGCCAGGCCCTCCGCTCCgacggcctcctcggcctctaCCGCGGCATCTCGGCCCCCCTCGTCGGCGCCGCCCTCGAGAACTcgtccctcttcttctgggagCGCATCGGCCGCGACCTCACCTACGGCTTCGGCCTCGCCTCCCACGACAAGCCGCTGTCTCTCCAAACCCTCTGGCTCACGGGCGGCTTCGCCGGCGCCATGACCtccttcatcctcacccccgtCGAGCTGGTAAAGTGCAAAATCCAAGTCCCCGACACGGGCGGGAAGGCCGCCGCCCCCCTGAAGCCAATCCCCGTCATAAGGGACATCTTCCGCCACCAGGGCATCTCGGGCTTCTGGCACGGCCAACTCGGCACCCTCATCCGCGAAGCAGGCGGCTGCGCGGCTTGGTTCGGCTCCaaggagaccaccaccaagctcttCCGTCAGTGGAACGAGAGCAGAGCTACTTCCCCGCAACATCTCGAGCAGATCAGAGCACAAGATGCCCTTCCCCTTTGGCAGCAGGCGGTAGCGGGCGCCTCGGCGGGCATGGCCTAcaactttttgttttttccgGCAGACACGGTCAAGTCGAGGATGCAGACCACGCCGATTAGGGAAGTGGGACCCAAGAAGACGTTTATGGGAGAGACGGCCGCGTTGTGGAAGCAGGCTGGTCTGAAGGGGTTCTACAGGGGGTGTGGGATCACGGTGTTGAGGTCGGTGCCGAGCTCGGCGTTTATCTTTatggtgtttgatgggttGAAGAAGTATTTGCCTATGCAATAg
- the PRP28 gene encoding mRNA splicing protein prp28 (EggNog:ENOG503NW7E; COG:A; BUSCO:EOG09261JWS): MASRREPPDLAALLRQKKAQEEAASKPRFISKKERERLAAEKKAKEEEELKRKETTLENGHSNGSSQPSRSRNEIPTGPKAMRADDRGNRQGDRREGDRRDDDRGPHRAGAKRGAPMDDEGRRTKMEMNDEAELRAKYMGPVVNQSTFSAKKKRRRTAANKFNFDWDPDDDTSRPDDPIYKDRLEPVFKRGGEESTDELVRRKAEAIRRGDPETGEERARQLLEQHERAKQAAKRKALGSHWSEKRLEEMKERDWRIFKENFGIATKGGAIPNPMRSWEESNLPRRLLDIVHDVGYDEPSPIQRASIPIALQARDLIGVAVTGSGKTAAFLLPLLVYISELPPLNDVNKNDGPYALILAPTRELVQQIENEARKFATPLGFTVVSIVGGHSLEEQAYALRNGAEIIVATPGRLVDCLERRLLVFTQCCYIIMDEADRMIDQGFEEPLTKILDALPVTNEKPDTEEAENPQLMKKYLGGKDRYRQTMMYTATMPPLVERIAKKYLRRPAIVTIGNAGEAVDTVEQRVEFIAGEDKRKNRLREILNSGQFKPPIIVFVNIKRNCEMVAKDIKSWGFSTTTLHGSKTQEQREASLASVRNGQSSILVATDLAGRGIDVPDVSLVVNFNMPSSIESYTHRIGRTGRAGKSGVAITFLGNEDTEVMYDLKQIISKSSISKVPDELRRHEAAQSKPQRGQKKVEDSGGFGGKGGWQ; encoded by the coding sequence ATGGCTTCACGACGAGAACCACCTGACCTGGCCGCCTTGCTACGGCAAAAGAAGGCCCAGGAGGAAGCCGCCTCAAAACCGCGATTTATCTCCAAGAAAGAACGCGAGCGCCTCGCCGCCGAAAAGAAGgccaaagaagaggaggaactgAAACGAAAAGAGACAACACTGGAAAATGGCCATTCCAATGGCAGTTCTCAGCCATCACGGTCTCGAAATGAAATTCCGACTGGCCCTAAGGCGATGCGAGCGGACGACCGAGGAAACAGGCAAGGCGACAGGCGAGAGGGCGACAGGCGAGATGATGACCGGGGCCCGCATCGCGCCGGAGCAAAGCGCGGCGCCCCCATGGATGACGAAGGGCGGCGGACGAAGATGGAAATGAACGACGAGGCCGAGTTGCGCGCCAAATATATGGGACCCGTTGTCAACCAGTCTACCTTCTCGGctaagaagaagagaaggagaacgGCCGCGAATAAATTCAACTTCGATTGGGACCCAGATGATGATACGAGCCGACCGGATGATCCTATCTACAAAGACCGTCTCGAACCAGTATTCAAGCGTGGAGGCGAAGAGTCGACCGACGAGCTTGTAAGAAGAAAGGCGGAGGCTATCCGGCGTGGAGATCCAGAAACGGGAGAGGAGCGTGCCAGACAGCTTCTCGAACAGCACGAGCGCGCCAAGCAAGCAGCTAAACGCAAGGCTTTGGGCTCACATTGGTCGGAGAAGAGactggaggagatgaaggagcgTGACTGGCGCATCTTCAAGGAGAATTTTGGCATTGCCACCAAGGGCGGTGCTATTCCGAACCCTATGCGTAGCTGGGAAGAGTCGAATCTGCCACGGAGGCTACTGGATATCGTTCACGATGTTGGCTACGACGAGCCATCGCCTATCCAAAGGGCGTCTATTCCTATTGCTCTCCAGGCCAGAGACTTGATCGGTGTGGCCGTTACCGGTTCCGGTAAAACAGCAGCTTTTTTGCTGCCGTTGTTGGTATACATTTCCGAGCTCCCGCCCTTGAACGATGTCAACAAGAACGACGGTCCATACGCCCTTATTCTTGCCCCGACGAGAGAATTGGTACAACAAATTGAGAATGAAGCTCGGAAGTTTGCCACGCCCCTCGGGTTCACTGTCGTTAGCATTGTTGGTGGTCACTCTCTGGAAGAACAAGCCTACGCTCTCCGCAACGGAGCAGAGATTATCGTTGCTACACCAGGTCGTCTGGTCGACTGCCTTGAAAGACGACTTTTGGTCTTTACTCAGTGCTGCTACATCATCATGGATGAAGCCGATCGCATGATCGACCAAGGTTTCGAAGAACCCCTGACCAAGATTCTGGACGCACTCCCAGTCACCAACGAGAAGCCAGATACGGAAGAGGCCGAGAATCCCCAGCTCATGAAGAAATATCTGGGTGGAAAAGACCGTTACCGTCAGACGATGATGTACACAGCTACGATGCCTCCACTGGTGGAAAGGATCGCCAAAAAATACCTACGTCGCCCAGCCATCGTCACTATCGGCAACGCAGGCGAAGCCGTCGATACTGTTGAGCAACGCGTCGAGTTCATCGCCGGCGAAGACAAGAGGAAGAACAGACTTCGGGAGATTCTCAACTCGGGCCAGTTCAAGCCGCCCATCATTGTCTTTGTCAACATCAAGCGAAACTGCGAGATGGTCGCCAAGGATATCAAGTCTTGGGGCTTCTCCACGACGACACTTCACGGCAGCAAGACGCAGGAGCAGCGCGAGGCTTCGCTTGCGTCGGTGCGGAACGGCCAGTCGAGCATTTTGGTGGCGACAGATTTGGCCGGTCGTGGTATTGATGTGCCGGATGTGAGCTTGGTTGTCAACTTTAACATGCCGTCGAGCATTGAGAGCTACACGCATCGTATTGGTCGTACGGGTCGTGCGGGCAAGAGTGGTGTGGCTATTACGTTTTTGGGTAATGAGGATACGGAGGTGATGTATGACCTGAAGCAGATTATCTCCAAGTCGAGTATTTCTAAGGTGCCGGATGAGTTGAGGAGGCATGAGGCTGCGCAGAGTAAGCCACAGAGGgggcagaagaaggtggaggatagtggtgggtttggaggcAAGGGGGGATGGCAGTAG
- a CDS encoding uncharacterized protein (EggNog:ENOG503NZQY) — translation MGLDEKKRPTALNLAPIRTKSAGSISSTDSSSTSSSLAKPPRTPRFAEATAVNSPIEPRLGPFSDKHEITQAQPGDVGFGYIGNRGSTVPMTPKSPLKSAMRVPGTPGRGLTNPLSPTFREEENLEAREKITEKDQARDLKIKTRVRMAKFALRGVNFSCSLIILSMISASFAIFNATKALAPMSGLPAWSNNTNTWPQKVVLACAGVSLIICVCVFVGYCRGGHRRAEKVGVYYTLFAVGWFIFSMAMWAAAAGILQHSKSNSGNQDMWGWACVENRRSELFGGQVDYALVCRLQDWTLICIIIELVVEIISITLYSVVFYRYWSKRKLHKSMDMRDKARSDLYLAQLRSQSAPNTPGFGPKSPAFSQYALSPRFPPTTYKSLGDIQENTSDSPFTPGGNNLVVPHSNFTPQQAAFKLQAPPTKANPATPSTPKSGYKPPTAADLSPSSITAPAFPAPTVQHAPMVEGEQQYEAVPIPGAYAGQAIKSPPPVQTTFNIPR, via the exons ATGGGTCTCGACGAAAAGAAGCGGCCAACGGCCTTGAACCTTGCACCGATCCGGACCAAGTCAGCCGGCTCCATCTCTTCTACAGACTCctcatccacatcctcgTCTTTGGCCAAGCCTCCCAGGACACCACGGTTCGCCGAAGCTACAGCAGTAAACTCACCTATCGAGCCGAGATTGGGACCCTTTTCTGACAAGCACGAAATCACTCAGGCGCAGCCCGGAGATGTTGGATTTGGTTATATCGGAAACAGGGGATCAACAGTACCAATGACGCCAAAGTCGCCTTTGAAGAGCGCCATGAGAGTACCAGGCACACCCGGCAGGGGATTGACAAACCCCCTGAGCCCCACCTTcagagaagaggagaacCTGGAGGCGCGGGAGAAGATCACAGAGAAGGACCAGGCTAGGGATTTG AAAATCAAGACCAGAGTAAGAATGGCCAAGTTCGCCCTCCGTGGTGTCAACTTCAGCTGCTCCCTGATTATCTTGTCCATGATCTCGGCCTCGTTCGCCATTTTCAACGCCACCAAGGCTCTTGCACCTATGAGCGGTCTTCCGGCTTggtccaacaacaccaacacctgGCCTCAGAAGGTCGTTCTCGCCTGTGCTGGTGTCTCGCTCATCATCTGCGTTTGTGTCTTTGTTGGCTACTGCCGTGGTGGTCACAGGAGAGCGGAGAAGGTCGGCGTCTATTACACTCTGTTCGCGGTCGGCTGGTTCATTTTCAGTATGGCTATGTGGGCTGCGGCCGCCGGAATCCTCCAGCACTCCAAGTCCAACAGCGGTAACCAGGATATGTGGGGATGGGCCTGCGTCGAAAACCGTCGATCCGAACTCTTTGGCGGCCAAGTCGACTACGCCCTTGTCTGCCGCCTCCAGGACTGGACTCTTATTTGCATCATTATCGAGTTGGTGGTCGagatcatcagcatcacgCTTTATAGCGTCGTCTTTTACCGATACTGGTCGAAGAGGAAGCTTCACAAGTCGATGGACATGCGCGACAAGGCCCGCTCCGATCTCTACCTCGCCCAGCTTCGCAGCCAGTCCGCCCCCAACACACCTGGCTTCGGCCCCAAGTCGCCCGCCTTCTCGCAATATGCTCTTTCCCCTCGCTTCCCGCCCACCACTTACAAGTCTCTGGGCGATATCCAGGAGAACACCTCCGATTCGCCCTTCACTCCTGGTGGCAACAACCTCGTTGTTCCTCATTCCAACTTCACTCCCCAACAGGCTGCCTTCAAGCTCCAGGCCCCGCCTACCAAAGCTAACCCGGCTactccatcaacaccaaagtCCGGATACAAGCCACCAACGGCGGCCGATctttcaccctcctcgatcaCCGCCCCTGCTTTCCCGGCACCTACAGTTCAGCATGCGCCAATGGTAGAGGGCGAGCAGCAGTACGAGGCGGTACCCATCCCCGGTGCCTACGCCGGGCAAGCGATcaagtcaccaccacctgttCAGACAACATTCAACATCCCACGATAA
- a CDS encoding uncharacterized protein (COG:T; EggNog:ENOG503P2A5): MTTYIPQLTLPESIFSSFPASILLPITLGSAVGWSTRPKQVPRTYLSLNQPPLRPPPQVFGPVWTLLYGLMGYASHRAYSIGTSPLNLPGIISAARQGTTLYTIQLGLNLLWMPLFFGWNRPILATADVLALVGVNGYLAWLWGTKVDATAGWLLAPYVAWLSFATYLSAGTGYLNNWDLSGAYEKADGETKKKRS, encoded by the exons ATGACCACTTACATACCCCaactcaccctccccgagtccatcttctcctctttcccagcctccatcctcctccccataaCCCTAGGCTCAGCAGTAGGATGGTCAACAAGGC CAAAACAAGTGCCCCGAAcctacctctccctcaaccaaccccccctccgcccacccccccaagTCTTCGGCCCAGTCTGGACCCTCCTCTACGGCCTAATGGGCTACGCCTCCCACCGCGCCTACAGCATcggcacctcccccctcaacctcccggGCATAATCTCGGCCGCCCGCCAAGGCACCACCCTCTACACGATCCAGCtcggcctcaacctcctctggATGCCTCTCTTCTTCGGCTGGAACCGTcccatcctcgccaccgcTGATGTGCTTGCTCTGGTGGGAGTGAATGGGTATCTGGCCTGGCTGTGGGGGACAAAGGTTGATGCGACGGCGGGGTGGTTGCTGGCGCCGTATGTGGCTTGGCTGAGTTTTGCTACTTATTTGAGCGCGGGGACGGGGTACTTGAACAATTGGGATTTGAGCGGGGCATATGAGAAGGCGGATGgggagacgaagaagaagaggtctTAG
- a CDS encoding uncharacterized protein (EggNog:ENOG503P418; COG:J) yields the protein MATPTNPSTFIQLAQSLPPRLKTFLARYPPLSILPLGAAHAPSKALTFYQRETPNPFLPRKHPVTGKWHDPKYSLRRQAELVKLAREHGVEELLPYTEKGTETRLAKRVEFGLRVKGTGLGEKVKGHKHERVLVAKMEKRRKAMLEMPGLIREWKKVGKRSWSKFPR from the exons ATGGCtacccccaccaacccctcaacctTCATCCAACTAGCgcaatccctccccccccgcctcaAGACCTTTCTGGCGCGCTACCCCCCCCtatccatcctccccctcggcGCAGCCCACGCTCCGAGCAAGGCCCTCACCTTTTACCAGCGCGAGACCCCCAACCCGTTCCTCCCGCGGAAGCACCCTGTGACCGGCAAATGGCACGACCCAAAATACTCCCTGCGCAGACAGGCTGAGCTTGTCAAGTTGGCGAGGGAGCACGGAGTGGAGGAGTTGCTGCCTTATACGGAGAAGGGGACGGAGACGAGACtggcgaagagggtggagtttgggttgagggtgaagggtACTGGTTTGGGTGAGAAGGTCAAGGGTCATAAGCATGAGAGGGTGCTGGTTGCAAA gatggagaagaggaggaaggctaTGCTTGAGATGCCTGGGCTTATTAGGGAGTGGAAGAAG GTTGGGAAGCGCAGCTGGAGCAAGTTCCCCAGGTAA